From the genome of Pelobacter propionicus DSM 2379, one region includes:
- a CDS encoding ArsR/SmtB family transcription factor produces the protein MLTLLKSLADPCRLRLVDLLLRGEFTVQELTRMLGMGQSRISRHLKILTEAGVLNVKRQGTWSYYRAGEGNPLFAAMLPALEQGLARLPEREDDLAALARILEERRSRSQQFFDRNALQWDDLCRALLPVSDYLERLLAAVPDKVPVLEVGVGTGSLLLELATGARQVIGVDHSPAMLEEARRRVEAAGLEKVELRLGEMTHLPLPNESVGCVVVNMVLHHAPDPPAVLREIRRVLAPDGLLLVADLTRHEREWVREQLADQWLGFEEDELRVWLQSAGFAATTMERIAPAAGREGVLLVRGAIGKISA, from the coding sequence ATGCTCACACTTCTCAAATCCTTGGCTGACCCCTGCCGTCTCCGTCTGGTGGACCTGCTGCTGCGCGGCGAGTTCACCGTACAGGAACTGACCCGCATGCTCGGTATGGGGCAGTCGCGCATCTCGCGGCACCTCAAGATCCTGACCGAGGCGGGGGTGCTGAACGTCAAGCGCCAGGGGACCTGGAGCTACTATCGGGCCGGGGAGGGAAACCCGCTCTTCGCTGCCATGCTGCCGGCTCTGGAACAGGGGCTGGCGCGGCTTCCCGAACGGGAGGATGATCTGGCCGCGCTGGCTCGGATCCTGGAGGAACGGCGCAGCCGCAGCCAGCAGTTCTTCGACCGTAACGCCTTGCAGTGGGACGACCTGTGCCGGGCGCTGCTGCCGGTGTCCGACTATCTGGAGCGTCTGCTGGCTGCCGTTCCGGACAAAGTTCCGGTTCTGGAGGTGGGGGTCGGGACCGGGAGCCTGCTGCTGGAACTGGCAACAGGTGCCCGGCAGGTGATCGGCGTGGACCACTCCCCGGCCATGCTGGAGGAGGCCCGCCGCCGGGTGGAGGCGGCCGGACTGGAGAAGGTGGAACTGCGCCTGGGAGAGATGACCCACCTGCCGCTCCCCAACGAAAGCGTCGGCTGCGTCGTGGTCAACATGGTGCTGCACCACGCCCCTGACCCGCCTGCGGTGCTGCGGGAGATCAGGAGGGTCCTGGCTCCCGACGGCCTGCTGCTTGTGGCCGACCTGACCCGCCATGAACGGGAATGGGTGCGGGAACAGCTGGCTGACCAGTGGCTCGGTTTCGAGGAGGATGAGCTGCGGGTGTGGCTTCAATCGGCCGGATTCGCAGCGACCACAATGGAACGGATTGCCCCTGCAGCTGGCAGGGAAGGGGTGCTGCTGGTGCGGGGAGCTATAGGTAAGATTTCAGCCTGA
- the ahcY gene encoding adenosylhomocysteinase, which yields MSEYDYVVKDMSLAQWGRKEMIIAETEMPGLMAIRQEFAKTQPLKGARIAGSLHMTIQTAMLIETLTALGAEVRWASCNIFSTQDHAAAAIAAAGIPVFAHKGETLEEYWEYTHKIFEWHDGGSPNMILDDGGDATLLLHLGSDAESNPAVIDNPSCEEEQALFGAIKKRLAEQPGWYSRTAATIRGVTEETTTGVHRLYEMHRKGTLKFPAINVNDSVTKSKFDNIYGCRESLMDGIKRATDVMVAGKVAVICGYGDVGKGCAQAMRGLQAQVWVTEIDPICALQAAMEGYKVVTMEYACDKADIFVTTTGNIDVITHDHMKAMKHNAIVCNIGHFDNEIEVAKLKAYHWENIKPQVDHIIFPDGKRIILLAEGRLVNLGCATGHPSFVMSSSFANQTLAQIELFCNPGKYPLGVHTLPKELDEKVARLQLKNLGAMLTELNDAQAAYIGVKKEGPYKSDHYRY from the coding sequence ATGTCAGAATATGATTACGTCGTCAAGGATATGTCCCTGGCCCAGTGGGGCCGCAAGGAAATGATCATCGCCGAGACCGAGATGCCGGGACTCATGGCCATCCGCCAGGAGTTTGCCAAGACGCAGCCGCTGAAAGGGGCGCGCATCGCCGGCTCCCTGCACATGACCATCCAGACCGCCATGCTGATCGAGACGCTGACCGCGCTGGGGGCCGAGGTGCGCTGGGCATCCTGCAACATCTTCTCCACCCAGGACCATGCCGCAGCCGCCATCGCGGCGGCAGGCATCCCGGTCTTCGCCCACAAGGGGGAGACCCTGGAGGAGTACTGGGAGTACACCCACAAGATCTTTGAATGGCACGACGGCGGCAGCCCGAACATGATCCTGGATGACGGCGGCGATGCCACCCTGCTCTTGCACCTGGGGAGCGATGCCGAGAGCAACCCGGCTGTTATCGACAATCCCAGCTGCGAAGAGGAGCAGGCCCTGTTCGGCGCCATCAAGAAACGTCTGGCCGAGCAGCCGGGCTGGTACTCCCGAACCGCCGCAACCATCAGGGGGGTCACCGAGGAGACCACCACCGGCGTGCACCGGCTGTACGAGATGCACCGGAAGGGGACGCTCAAGTTCCCGGCCATAAACGTCAACGACTCGGTCACCAAGTCCAAGTTCGACAACATCTACGGCTGCCGCGAATCGCTCATGGACGGCATCAAGCGCGCAACCGACGTGATGGTGGCCGGCAAGGTGGCCGTGATCTGCGGCTACGGCGACGTGGGCAAGGGGTGCGCCCAAGCTATGCGCGGACTCCAGGCCCAGGTCTGGGTGACCGAGATCGACCCGATCTGCGCCCTCCAGGCGGCAATGGAAGGGTACAAGGTAGTCACCATGGAGTATGCCTGCGACAAGGCCGACATCTTCGTCACCACCACCGGCAACATCGACGTGATCACCCACGACCACATGAAGGCCATGAAGCACAACGCCATCGTCTGCAACATCGGCCACTTCGACAACGAGATCGAGGTTGCCAAGCTGAAAGCGTACCACTGGGAGAATATCAAGCCCCAGGTGGACCACATCATCTTCCCGGACGGCAAGCGCATCATATTGCTGGCCGAGGGGCGCCTGGTCAACCTGGGCTGCGCCACCGGCCATCCCTCCTTTGTCATGTCCTCCTCCTTTGCCAACCAGACCCTGGCCCAGATCGAGCTGTTCTGCAACCCGGGCAAATACCCGCTCGGCGTCCATACCCTGCCCAAGGAGCTGGACGAGAAGGTAGCCCGCCTGCAGCTCAAGAACCTGGGCGCCATGCTGACCGAACTGAACGATGCCCAGGCCGCCTACATCGGCGTCAAAAAGGAAGGTCCGTACAAGAGCGACCACTACCGCTACTGA
- a CDS encoding DUF1698 domain-containing protein, which translates to MNTREALQQEVDKFPYWYHRIELPFGIVTPGWAPINAAAYGIPQSLHDKRILDIGAWDGYWTFEALKRGAAQVVAIDDFSDYLGTLDQSQRVAWKTFDFCRDALGYAIQRCPRIDMSVYDLNVERHGLFDTVFFFGTLYHLRYPLLALDKISSVCRGEIYVESAILDDFSPYHGGLGHGLKNSVAMEFYPENQYANNNSNWWVPTLACLAQMVRAAGFDDVTGWKLTENPNNLSMCRGFVKGRKTKSSY; encoded by the coding sequence ATGAATACCAGAGAAGCATTGCAACAAGAAGTGGATAAGTTCCCCTACTGGTATCACAGAATAGAACTACCATTTGGCATCGTAACACCTGGTTGGGCTCCTATCAATGCAGCCGCATACGGTATCCCGCAGTCACTGCACGACAAGCGTATATTGGATATTGGAGCCTGGGACGGATACTGGACATTCGAGGCGTTAAAACGTGGCGCTGCACAGGTTGTTGCCATCGACGATTTTTCAGACTACTTGGGAACTCTTGATCAGTCTCAAAGAGTGGCTTGGAAAACTTTTGATTTTTGCAGAGATGCATTGGGATATGCCATTCAACGCTGCCCACGTATTGACATGTCGGTCTATGACCTGAATGTGGAAAGGCACGGGCTTTTTGACACTGTATTCTTTTTTGGAACGCTCTATCATCTTCGCTACCCGCTTCTCGCACTGGACAAGATTTCGTCGGTATGTCGAGGCGAAATCTATGTTGAATCTGCTATCCTTGACGACTTCAGTCCCTATCATGGTGGACTTGGGCACGGTCTTAAAAACAGTGTGGCAATGGAATTTTACCCTGAAAATCAGTATGCAAACAACAATTCAAACTGGTGGGTACCGACCTTAGCCTGTCTCGCCCAAATGGTTCGTGCGGCAGGTTTTGACGATGTGACCGGGTGGAAATTGACCGAGAACCCTAATAACCTGAGTATGTGCAGGGGGTTTGTAAAAGGTAGAAAAACAAAGTCCTCGTATTGA
- a CDS encoding NAD(P)H-dependent flavin oxidoreductase yields the protein MTQPLQIGNYTVRYPLIQGGMGVRISAGRLAGHVARCGGVGVVAAAGIGANSSFYNGKNFFYADSEAFKEEIRKAYEIAPDGIVGVNVMVALADYEELVKAAVVAGAKVIICGAGLPMSLPELTADHPDVALVPIVSSLRAAQLITKKWFKSYHRLPDAVVVEDPDTAGGHLGEKMENIGTGEYDQYETVRQVKELFRSEYCTDVPIIAAGGIWDRNDLEYALAQGADGVQMASRFVCTEECDADDAFKQAYLECGKEDIGLIMSPAGLPGRVILKNFDNIRGYDVENHTVCRMACLKKCTYKENGERFCIVGALDRAQRGDTDSGLLFCGTNAWKADRITTVQAIFDELFG from the coding sequence ATGACGCAGCCGTTACAGATTGGAAACTATACCGTGCGCTATCCACTGATCCAGGGGGGCATGGGGGTGCGCATCTCCGCCGGGCGCCTGGCCGGACATGTGGCCAGATGTGGCGGGGTTGGGGTTGTTGCCGCGGCGGGTATCGGCGCCAACAGCAGCTTCTACAATGGAAAGAACTTCTTTTACGCCGACAGCGAGGCGTTCAAGGAGGAGATTCGCAAGGCCTACGAGATCGCCCCGGATGGCATTGTCGGCGTCAACGTGATGGTGGCGTTGGCTGATTACGAGGAGCTGGTCAAGGCGGCGGTGGTTGCCGGAGCAAAGGTGATCATCTGCGGAGCCGGCCTGCCCATGAGCCTGCCGGAGCTGACCGCCGACCATCCCGATGTGGCGCTGGTACCCATCGTCTCCTCCCTGCGGGCGGCCCAGTTGATCACCAAGAAGTGGTTCAAGAGCTATCACCGCCTGCCGGATGCCGTGGTTGTTGAGGACCCGGACACTGCAGGGGGCCATCTGGGCGAGAAGATGGAAAACATCGGAACCGGCGAGTACGACCAGTACGAAACGGTCCGCCAGGTGAAAGAGCTGTTCCGCAGCGAGTATTGCACCGATGTGCCGATCATTGCCGCCGGCGGCATCTGGGACCGTAATGACCTGGAGTATGCCCTGGCCCAGGGGGCAGATGGCGTGCAGATGGCCAGCCGCTTCGTCTGTACCGAGGAGTGTGACGCCGACGACGCCTTCAAGCAGGCTTACCTGGAGTGCGGGAAAGAGGACATCGGTCTGATCATGAGTCCGGCCGGTCTGCCGGGGCGGGTCATTCTGAAGAATTTCGACAATATCCGCGGCTATGATGTTGAAAATCACACCGTCTGCCGCATGGCCTGCCTCAAGAAGTGCACCTACAAGGAGAATGGCGAGCGTTTCTGCATCGTGGGCGCCCTTGACCGGGCCCAGCGCGGCGATACCGACAGCGGCCTGCTCTTCTGTGGCACCAATGCCTGGAAGGCGGACCGCATCACCACTGTCCAGGCCATCTTCGACGAACTGTTCGGGTAG